A genome region from Musa acuminata AAA Group cultivar baxijiao chromosome BXJ3-5, Cavendish_Baxijiao_AAA, whole genome shotgun sequence includes the following:
- the LOC135638105 gene encoding uncharacterized protein LOC135638105 isoform X2, whose protein sequence is MANAVPILSENPGTSKRKRSHVHPPEPQEQDGGGGGGEASAELRKKKKITDQRGAWANLDLILSLQIKDIPIQRKIEIAFDYVSLIGDGDDQGAEVVGIPRLVSFLIDWIQLHLISFESSKRNAEFCDSCLDYRCWAVLRFCLQKPSVGVSSNLLRAVTRVLHHALLLFDGDSSLLKEESDRLFKHVFECLSLLLLANSRAFYNAGVELWVSCAAEAVSLVRKVFMNDELGSSSGGVLTSLSSLLLEDFVGFLRFHPNPRNVFGAFVDRLLEPLLELLVLLQLRVNEGKCQEAHNLLRIVKEVLSIGVFHPAHINGLLCLKSSNAEEGRRLKGINESYHRHFFRRLEKMIAEKKAVSLGGFGYLLCLFINEVRSKKNASLASKVNNASGRHTEIPEKAEETSKPLFGVFTQFLEPLVLECKRCAELDLSQDKELLEIRLVEGHCMLKSVNETLTIFIDEKIYMPTEDTSEESYFNFLKHIYDIIVYISGKIYLFWLSVLHVDNVRIKRILPLLAKEIFVSVGYFLEIEYKAVGNDLVELWLMIFAYLNVQMPLADTKPCSLLVSGILKLSCQVINIYGELRQVNSPIFALCRAVRLFAVASDAESTGKSVFVASSPLSAEICLKSMTALLMSDSFRLAISNSIKSIPERQANGCILQLNTDITNSLEWIKHGSVRNGIFLGETSTLNSCMLHLGMQAELLGKVLSEIYTIVLDSLMITSTNSVLVGNSVDNLMKSIRPSFSCLVQNPLDGVSSSIHYISGRKLSNHELPEHQNESQSIPISISWFFVFLFRMYTSCRSLYRQSISLMPPNSAKKASEAIGNIFYVCSGIEWRNNWKSLDDGYFSWIVRPSISLLDVIQSLSDVFFSNSSPVYAPLVYVFHAMAIQRLNDLDRMLKAYEFLQEDSQLSQVPLENLDMQKLSKQLNRLIATSRKEAVKVTKFLSGYLPLLASEGKCICSQSFKTGEVKSLPPDEGTLDENSLPSQIWRFLCQNINIWCSHASNKYLKMFLSHLLLYSLPCGGPVREPCIGETLCNKVDMHQIALELISDSALYEQAVLSKHLTSKLCQVLKKSFTFLINHDSTSCKDMYSLSEWSEILTTLIQGPAVDMGGRHALPTSLSASNLVHSDISCTIPSGRQSGLSFHMQLKVCEDLLYLFCKMPGVHVTATSFVDYATYILNLERLVISNLLTSRESLVNGDNLFELWRLFISCRRAMKHLVVASVENAEIPEASYLLTVFNHSTILWLLKTADELVGLPHAFFGEKYFSQMKTMTFSLVDHTSYIFLTVGKQLMSTALQSIINNEKLHMKLPLHYDKTRKDAYNVIDQHIVTSENVEPWKYLELLAEILADQIRNSTVILKDMGHALKEEIDHNILSLNKLSCVISCLQGFLWGLASTSDSIGIDHVTDKQQSQSLRFNHSCLSRLSNYIVLFENFVYSCISIFIVDDGQDSETHPTHNLPYNNSLYRNVLIESASGCSHHHEPFSVGEQGARSKCSACYRIDIKDSSDDEHTKNSSVKKERSSDSHKKWVINAFRAVQNVDLSNLQNLRGSFLQNLLEGESPHLAFMVRQLFLASAAILKLKCTLLFSNSLKPHGNFYYLSSKSMGLLVQTSHIILQGIAEMVGRPNPFTFVWVDGPLKYLEVVGNYISLSDPTLTKDVYAQLLDIHLRVIGKCISLQGKSATLSSHETGSNTKMLQRETHVSVHKKQSLVGEYSINEFKSQLRLSFRKFIGRPVKLQLRTAVQAIERALIGTPQGCHMVYEVRTGNFDGGTVSPNVAEQKQVIKENISSLLGCLFNIVLHLQQPKIFYIEKLPYNKTEINPDSGSVVLMCVEVLTTIAGKHSFQMDTCHASQCLQIPMVLFRDFSHLKDSHDCSLSTSIPEAGPFHDVHDSNVDRQFSIDLYTSCCKLLYTTLKHRTRKVEQCVAVLQDSVITLLNCLENFDTNSHSRKGYFTWDVQEAVKCASFLRRIYEEIRQQKDALGRHSIYFLSSYINVYSGYGPFQTGIKREIDEALRPGIYSLIDICTASDIQQLHTVLDESSCRSTLSTLLHDYQLDFQYEGKV, encoded by the exons ATGGCGAACGCCGTCCCGATCCTCTCAGAAAACCCTGGCACCAGTAAGCGGAAACGGTCTCACGTCCATCCCCCAGAACCCCAGGAgcaagatggaggaggaggaggaggagaagcgagTGCCGAGctcagaaagaagaagaagataacagATCAGAGAGGAGCCTGGGCGAATCTCGATCTCATCCTTTCCCTCCAGATTAAAGATATCCCTATTCAAAG GAAGATCGAGATTGCTTTTGATTACGTGAGCTTGATTGGTGATGGTGATGATCAAGGCGCGGAGGTCGTTGGGATCCCCCGTCTTGTGTCCTTTCTGATTGATTGGATTCAGCTCCATTTGATCTCTTTTGAGAGTAGTAAACGAAACGCGGAATTTTGTGACTCATGTTTGGATTACAGATGTTGGGCTGTTCTCAGATTCTGCTTACAGAAGCCGTCCGTTGGCGTTTCCTCGAATCTACTGCGAGCCGTTACCCGTGTCTTGCACCATGCGTTGCTTCTGTTTGATGGTGATAGCTCATTGCTCAAGGAAGAGTCTGATAGGTTATTCAAGCATGTTTTTGAGTGCCTTTCTTTGCTTCTTTTAGCCAATTCCAGAGCTTTCTACAATGCTGGTGTTGAACTCTGGGTTTCATGTGCTGCTGAGGCTGTTAGCCTTGTTCGTAAGGTTTTCATGAATGATGAGCTTGGTTCTTCCAGTGGTGGAGTCTTGACAAGTCTTTCAAGTCTTCTTCTTGAGGACTTTGTTGGTTTTCTAAGGTTTCACCCGAATCCTAGAAATGTCTTTGGTGCTTTTGTGGATAGGTTGCTCGAGCCATTGCTTGAATTGCTAGTTTTATTGCAGTTACGAGTGAATGAAGGGAAATGCCAAGAAGCGCATAACCTGTTGAGGATTGTCAAAGAAGTTTTGTCTATTGGGGTATTTCATCCAGCACATATTAACGGGCTTTTATGCTTGAAGAGTTCAAATGCAGAGGAGGGCAGACGATTGAAGGGCATTAATGAGAGCTATCACAGACACTTTTTTCGGAGATTAGAGAAGATGATTGCAGAGAAGAAGGCAGTTTCACTTGGTGGCTTTGGGTACCTTCTTTGTTTGTTCATCAATGAAGTTAGGAGTAAAAAAAATGCTAGTTTGGCATCAAAAGTCAACAATGCTTCAGGAAGGCATACTGAGATTCCTGAAAAAGCTGAAGAAACTAGCAAACCACTATTTGGAGTATTCACACAGTTCTTAGAGCCTCTAGTGCTTGAGTGTAAAAGGTGCGCAGAGCTTGACCTCTCACAGGATAAAGAGCTCCTAGAAATCAGGTTGGTGGAGGGTCATTGCATGCTCAAGTCCGTGAATGAGACTCTTACAATTTTTATTGATGAGAAGATATATATGCCCACAGAAGACACATCTGAAGAGTCTTATTTTAACTTTTTGAAACACATCTATGACATAATTGTTTATATTTCTGGGAAAATTTATCTATTTTGGTTGTCAGTGTTACACGTGGACAATGTAAGAATTAAAAGAATCTTGCCTCTACTTGCAAAGGAGATTTTTGTTTCAGTTGGATATTTTTTGGAAATCGAGTATAAGGCTGTTGGGAATGACCTAGTGGAACTATGGTTAATGATATTCGCGTACTTGAATGTTCAGATGCCTTTGGCTGATACAAAGCCATGTTCTTTGTTAGTTTCTGGGATTTTGAAACTCAGTTGTCAAGTAATTAACATATATGGTGAGCTTCGACAG gttaatagtcccatttttgcACTCTGTAGAGCTGTGAGACTCTTTGCAGTTGCTAGTGATGCTGAATCAACTGGTAAATCTGTGTTCGTTGCTTCTTCACCTCTGTCTGCGGAGATATGTTTAAAATCAATGACAGCCCTATTAATGTCAGACTCATTTCGACTTGCGATTTCTAATTCTATCAAGTCAATACCAGAACGACAAGCTAATGGATGTATACTGCAGCTGAATACAGATATTACAAATTCACTAGAATGGATCAAACATGGTTCTGTACGTAATGGTATATTTTTAGGTGAAACAAGTACCTTAAATAGCTGCATGTTGCATTTAGGTATGCAAGCAGAACTTTTGGGAAAAGTTCTATCTGAGATATACACGATTGTACTGGATTCACTAATGATTACATCAACAAACAGTGTTCTAGTAGGAAATTCTGTTGATAATTTAATGAAATCAATAAGGCCAAGCTTCAGTTGTTTGGTTCAAAATCCATTGGATGGTGTCAGTAGTTCTATTCACTATATTTCAGGGCGAAAATTGTCTAACCATGAGTTACCTGAACACCAAAACGAGTCACAGAGCATACCAATTAGCATCTCCTGGTTTTTTGTGTTCCTTTTTCGTATGTACACGTCCTGTAGAAGTTTATACCGGCAATCAATTAGCCTAATGCCACCTAATTCAGCAAAAAAGGCATCAGAAGCCATTGGGAACATATTTTATGTATGTAGTGGAATAGAATGGAGGAATAATTGGAAGTCTCTGGATGATGGTTATTTCTCCTGGATAGTTAGACCTTCCATTTCCCTCCTGGATGTTATTCAATCTCTATCTgatgtttttttttcaaacagtTCCCCAGTTTATGCTCCTCTTGTTTATGTATTTCATGCCATGGCCATACAAAGGCTTAATGATTTGGATAGGATGCTTAAAGCATATGAATTCTTGCAAGAGGACTCACAATTAAGCCAAGTGCCACTTGAGAATCTTGATATGCAAAAATTAAGCAAGCAACTGAATCGGCTCATTGCTACGTCCAGGAAGGAGGCAGTAAAAGTAACCAAATTCTTAAGTGGTTATCTGCCATTGTTGGCTTCAGAGGGAAAATGTATATGCAGCCAGAGCTTTAAAACTGGTGAGGTAAAAAGTTTGCCTCCAGATGAAGGCACCTTGGATGAGAATTCTTTGCCTTCTCAAATTTGGAGGTTTCTCTGCCAGAATATTAATATTTGGTGCTCTCATGCTTCTAACAAGtatctgaagatgtttttatctCATTTGCTACTGTATTCATTGCCTTGCGGAGGTCCTGTTAGGGAGCCATGCATAGGTGAAACTTTATGCAACAAAGTTGATATGCACCAAATTGCATTGGAGCTCATCAGCGACAGTGCTCTATATGAACAAGCT GTTCTGTCCAAGCATTTAACATCAAAGTTATGCCAAGTTCTGAAGAAATCATTCACTTTTCTGATAAATCATGATAGCACAAGCTGTAAGGATATGTATTCATTATCAGAATGGTCGGAGATCTTGACCACATTAATTCAAGGGCCAGCAGTTGATATGGGTGGCAGACATGCTTTACCTACTTCACTGTCAGCATCTAATTTGGTCCATTCAGACATCTCTTGTACAATACCTTCTGGGAGGCAATCAGGTCTTTCGTTCCATATGCAACTCAAAGTTTGTGAAGATTTACTATATCTATTCTGTAAGATGCCCGGAGTTCATGTAACTGCTACTTCTTTTGTAGATTATGCAACATATATACTGAATCTTGAAAG GTTAGTCATATCAAACTTATTGACAAGTCGTGAATCTTTGGTCAATGGCGATAACCTCTTTGAGCTTTGGAGATTGTTTATTTCATGTCGACGGGCCATGAAACATCTTGTGGTAGCATCTGTTGAAAATGCAGAAATCCCAGAGGCCTCATATTTGTTGACTGTATTTAATCATTCAACTATCTTGTGGTTATTGAAGACAGCTGATGAATTGGTTGGACTGCCACATGCATTTTTTGGAGAGAAGTATTTCAGTCAGATGAAAACTATGACATTTTCCTTGGTGGATCACACATCCTATATATTTTTGACAGTAGGCAAACAACTGATGAGTACTGCATTACAATCTATAATAAATAATGAGAAGCTTCATATGAAGCTCCCTTTACATTATGACAAAACTAGAAAAGATGCTTATAATGTAATTGATCAGCACATTGTAACTTCAGAAAATGTTGAACCCTGGAAATATTTGGAACTTTTGGCTGAGATACTGGCAGATCAGATAAGAAATTCAACTGTTATATTGAAGGATATGGGACATGCACTCAAAGAAGAaattgatcataacattttgagCCTCAATAAATTATCGTGTGTTATATCTTGCCTACAAGGGTTTCTATGGGGCCTGGCATCTACGTCAGATAGCATAGGTATTGACCACGTTACTGACAAACAACAATCACAATCACTGAGGTTCAACCATTCCTGTCTTTCTAGATTGAGCAATTATATTGTTCTATTTGAGAATTTTGTTTATTCGTGTATTAGTATATTTATTGTTGATGATGGACAAGACAGTGAAACCCATCCTACACATAATCTCCCATACAATAATAGTTTGTATAGAAATGTACTCATCGAAAGTGCTTCTGGATGTTCACATCATCATGAGCCATTTTCTGTTGGAGAGCAAGGAGCAAGATCCAAATGCTCGGCTTGTTATAGGATTGACATCAAAGACTCGTCAGATGATGAACACACTAAGAATTCCAGTGTAAAGAAGGAAAGATCATCAGATAGCCACAAGAAGTGGGTAATTAATGCTTTTAGAGCAGTTCAGAATGTTGATTTGTCTAATCTGCAGAATTTGAGAGGGTCTTTCTTACAAAATTTATTAGAGGGTGAAAGTCCCCATTTAGCATTCATGGTTAGACAACTATTTTTGGCTTCTGCAGCTATCCTTAAGCTAAAGTGTACGCTTTTATTTTCCAACAGTCTGAAACCACATGGCAATTTTTATTACTTGTCATCAAAGTCGATGGGTCTTCTTGTTCAAACTTCTCATATTATTCTACAGGGAATAGCAGAAATGGTTGGCAGACCAAATCCATTTACCTTTGTTTGGGTAGATGGTCCATTGAAATATCTTGAAGTTGTTGGGAATTACATCAGCTTGTCTGATCCTACCTTGACAAAAGATGTGTATGCACAGTTACTAGACATTCATTTGAGAGTAATAGGGAAATGCATTTCTCTACAAGGAAAGTCTGCAACTCTTTCATCTCATGAGACAGGATCAAATACAAAAatgctccagagagaaactcatgTGAGTGTTCATAAGAAGCAATCACTTGTTGGAGAATACAGCATCAATGAATTCAAAAGTCAACTTCGGTTGTCATTCAGAAAATTCATTGGAAGACCGGTGAAATTGCAGTTGAGGACAGCTGTGCAAGCAATAGAGAGGGCCCTGATTGGAACACCGCAAGGTTGCCATATGGTGTATGAAGTAAGAACTGGAAATTTTGATGGAGGGACAGTCTCCCCAAATGTGGCAG AACAAAAGCAAGTCATAAAGGAAAATATCTCAAGTTTATTGGGTTGTTTATTCAATATAGTTTTGCACCTCCAGCAGCCAAAAATATTTTACATAGAGAAGTTACCTTATAACAAAACTGAGATTAATCCAGATTCCGGTTCAGTTGTTCTTATGTGTGTTGAGGTTCTTACAACAATTGCTGGGAAGCATTCATTTCAAATGGACACATGCCATGCTAGCCAGTGTTTGCAGATACCAATGGTACTTTTCAGGGACTTCAGTCACCTCAAAGATTCTCATGACTGTTCATTATCTACTAGTATTCCAGAGGCAGGACCCTTCCATGATGTTCATGATTCTAATGTTGATCGTCAGTTCTCTATCGATTTATACACTTCATGCTGCAAACTTTTATACACAACTCTTAAGCACCGGACACG